A single window of Rhipicephalus sanguineus isolate Rsan-2018 unplaced genomic scaffold, BIME_Rsan_1.4 Seq396, whole genome shotgun sequence DNA harbors:
- the LOC119377196 gene encoding uncharacterized protein K02A2.6-like, with protein MTFAAYRYRLKYRKGKNMDVADALSRLPQAVPAGVESAECLSVFECLPLTADEIAKASRRCLTLSRIADFTLSGWPGECPEDLRAYYVRRDELSLEQGCLTWGVRVVIPEVLRHRVLDILHTEHPGASRMKMLARSFVWWPGIDLAIEDYVKRCKICQAVQPAAPLAPLQPWSYPARCWSRVHIDFAQTSANVFLVLVDAYSKWVEVWPMLSTSTAKTIEKLRSAFAAYGFPEALVSDNGPQFISAEFAHFMATNGVKHIRTPPYHAASNGAAERTVQTVKRALMKELLESKSSGTRHSFQENIDSFLMTYRNTPNSVTGKTPAELFLKRQPRTKLALLKPDFSRSMHTKQQKLKEQRDVSRGRERLFDVGDKVFVKTVRGECASWEEGVVRQVVSAVTYVVKVREQLRFTHADHLRPRHADPTPSLNPKSGLGHPLTPHSDVTEEKSPAAGNSARTSVPDKLVATDPTPPVQQPIPPVNVNCPTELAAPTSQTEPRSASPSAESQPLRRSTRTRKPPDRF; from the coding sequence ATGACTTTTGCAGCCTACAGGTACCGCCTTAAGTACCGTAAGGGCAAGAACATGGACGTGGCTGACGCCTTGTCCAGATTGCCGCAAGCAGTGCCAGCAGGAGTAGAATCCGCCGAGTGCCTGTCAGTATTTGAGTGTCTTCCACTGACAGCCGATGAAATCGCCAAAGCGTCCAGGCGATGTCTGACGTTAAGTCGTATAGCTGATTTCACTCTGAGTGGTTGGCCTGGCGAATGCCCGGAAGACCTAAGGGCGTATTATGTACGCAGAGACGAACTGTCACTGGAGCAGGGGTGCTTAACATGGGGAGTTCGGGTTGTTATTCCTGAAGTGCTGAGACATCGCGTGCTTGACATTCTGCACACTGAACATCCTGGGGCAAGCCGCATGAAAATGCTAGCCCGCAGTTTTGTGTGGTGGCCAGGAATTGACCTAGCCATAGAAGACTATGTAAAAAGGTGTAAAATATGCCAAGCAGTGCAACCTGCAGCTCCGTTAGCACCACTTCAACCCTGGAGTTATCCAGCCAGATGTTGGTCACGCGTCCATATAGACTTTGCGCAGACAAGTGCAAATGTGTTTCTTGTCCTTGTGGATGCCTATTCCAAGTGGGTCGAAGTGTGGCCAATGCTCTCTACTTCAACAGCAAAGACAATTGAAAAGCTTCGAAGTGCTTTTGCCGCTTACGGATTCCCGGAAGCACTAGTAAGCGACAATGGGCCACAATTTATCTCGGCCGAGTTCGCGCATTTCATGGCCACCAACGGCGTGAAACACATTCGCACTCCCCCCTACCATGCAGCTTCGAATGGTGCGGCTGAACGAACCGTACAGACCGTGAAACGCGCTCTGATGAAGGAACTGTTGGAAAGCAAATCGTCAGGTACGCGTCATTCGTTCCAGGAAAATATTGATAGTTTCTTGATGACATACCGCAACACACCAAATAGCGTGACGGGAAAGACACCCGCCGAGCTTTTTCTTAAGCGACAACCACGAACAAAACTTGCATTGTTGAAACCAGACTTTTCGAGATCAATGCACACGAAGCAGCAGAAACTCAAAGAGCAGCGGGATGTGAGTCGCGGGCGTGAGCGTTTGTTCGACGTTGGTGATAAAGTGTTCGTGAAAACTGTGCGCGGTGAGTGTGCCTCGTGGGAGGAAGGTGTGGTGCGTCAGGTTGTGAGTGCTGTGACATACGTGGTGAAAGTGCGCGAACAACTTCGGTTTACGCATGCCGATCACCTGCGACCACGCCATGCGGACCCGACACCAAGCCTGAATCCCAAGTCCGGACTCGGACACCCTTTAACGCCGCACAGCGACGTCACAGAGGAGAAATCACCGGCCGCAGGAAACTCAGCCAGAACTTCCGTTCCAGATAAACTGGTGGCTACTGATCCGACGCCTCCTGTTCAACAGCCTATCCCACCTGTCAACGTGAACTGCCCGACAGAGCTAGCAGCTCCGACGTCACAAACGGAGCCACGGTCAGCTTCGCCGTCAGCGGAAAGCCAACCGTTACGGCGCAGCACACGAACCCGCAAACCACCGGATCGTTTCTAG
- the LOC119377197 gene encoding uncharacterized protein K02A2.6-like, giving the protein MSRLGKVAEFDPKSQNFESYLERFELFVQANDIEEEKKLAVFLTVIGAEAYEVLKNLVVPASPREKTYEEAKRLLTEHYSPRSSVIAERCRFNKRTQHEGESVENFIVELKHLARKCNYGDFLQDALRDRLVAGVRNEETQRALFAEESLTFDSACKIALDREMAAREAALMKEKNKEESLNAVGSQPKKGMKKTQKSHFAKKERCERCGRGHSSSVCWYKKSVCRNCSKVGHLRKMCTTAQTKRTNALECSDEDSEHEVYHFINVTRSSYDVNIQVEGKPLNMQIDTGAAVTVVPEYVYDSHFAHVTCQPTKVTLRTYTGEQMTLKGQCEVAVVYKGQSMILPVVVVKDNGRRLPALLGRNWLEHLKLDWSAIGQVTAEDRAMSLRKKYPAVFSQTMGTVKSFEAKISLNADATPVFCRARSVPFALKETVEKQLREMVKTGMLQQVSHSDWATPLVVVQKKDGSLRLCGDYKVTINPVLKTDHYPLPRPEDLYSAITGGKVFCVLDLSAAYQQVTLSPESRSFLTVNTSLGLFQFQRLPYGVASAPAIFQSLMDEVLKGIPHVGCYIDDVIVAGSDMGSCQKNARAGP; this is encoded by the coding sequence CGGCTTCCCCACGTGAGAAAACTTACGAGGAAGCAAAGCGGTTGCTTACAGAACATTACAGCCCACGGAGCTCGGTAATCGCGGAGCGCTGCAGGTTCAACAAGCGGACTCAGCACGAAGGGGAAAGCGTAGAAAATTTTATAGTCGAGCTGAAGCACTTGGCCAGGAAATGTAACTACGGCGACTTCTTACAGGATGCACTTCGCGACAGGCTAGTAGCAGGTGTGCGCAATGAAGAAACGCAGCGAGCCTTGTTCGCGGAAGAAAGCCTAACCTTTGACAGCGCCTGCAAGATTGCCTTGGACCGAGAAATGGCGGCAAGAGAGGCAGCGCtaatgaaagaaaagaacaaagaggAGTCATTAAATGCGGTTGGGAGTCAGCCGAAGAAAGGGATGAAGAAGACTCAAAAGAGCCACTTTGCCAAGAAAGAGCGATGTGAAAGATGCGGCAGAGGGCATTCTTCAAGCGTATGCTGGTATAAAAAGTCTGTGTGCCGTAACTGCTCGAAAGTAGGACACTTGAGAAAAATGTGCACCACTGCGCAGACAAAGAGAACAAATGCCTTAGAATGTTCTGACGAGGACTCTGAGCACGAAGTATACCATTTCATAAATGTGACACGCTCTTCTTACGATGTGAACATTCAGGTCGAAGGCAAACCCCTGAACATGCAGATTGACACAGGAGCGGCTGTTACTGTAGTGCCAGAGTATGTCTATGATTCACATTTCGCTCATGTTACATGTCAGCCCACCAAAGTGACACTTCGCACGTACACCGGCGAACAAATGACACTTAAGGGACAGTGTGAGGTTGCAGTCGTGTACAAAGGTCAGAGCATGATTCTTCCAGTAGTAGTAGTTAAGGATAACGGAAGGAGACTGCCAGCATTGCTTGGCCGGAATTGGCTTGAGCATCTCAAGCTTGACTGGAGCGCAATAGGTCAAGTAACCGCGGAGGACAGAGCCATGTCATTGAGGAAGAAATACCCTGCAGTCTTTTCACAGACAATGGGCACCGTAAAGAGTTTTGAGGCAAAAATATCTTTGAATGCAGATGCTACGCCAGTATTCTGTCGAGCCAGGTCTGTTCCATTTGCACTTAAAGAAACAGTGGAAAAACAGCTCCGGGAGATGGTAAAAACAGGCATGCTACAGCAGGTATCGCATAGCGACTGGGCGACACCACTTGTCGTAGTCCAGAAAAAAGATGGCAGCCTTAGGCTTTGCGGTGACTACAAAGTTACGATTAATCCGGTCCTAAAAACAGACCATTACCCGCTGCCCAGGCCAGAAGACCTATATTCAGCAATTACAGGCGGTAAGGTGTTCTGCGTTCTCGACCTATCGGCGGCGTATCAGCAGGTAACACTGAGCCCCGAGTCACGATCGTTTCTGACGGTCAACACCAGTTTGGGGTTGTTCCAATTTCAGCGCCTTCCATATGGTGTGGCTAGTGCACCCGCAATATTCCAGTCCTTGATGGACGAAGTGCTAAAGGGCATTCCACACGTAGGGTGCTATATCGATGATGTGATCGTGGCTGGATCTGATATGGGTTCATGCCAAAAAAACGCTAGAGCAGGTCCTTGA